Proteins co-encoded in one Daphnia carinata strain CSIRO-1 chromosome 3, CSIRO_AGI_Dcar_HiC_V3, whole genome shotgun sequence genomic window:
- the LOC130685194 gene encoding nucleobindin-2-like isoform X1: MESISTLLVAVIVGVLLNSIYCAPVDPKKSTEKPADANGVGDAGGETGLEYNRYLQEVVQVLESDPDFRQKLEKSDPEDIRTGKVAKELEYVNHHVRNKLDELKRQEMERLRHLAVQEYERARGLGIPHDGRLKIPGHIDHKSPSFETEDLRKLIVQTSKDLEEADRKRKEEFKEYEMQKEFEHQNKMKNLDEEKRKAEEKAWEEAQAKHKQHPKMHHPGSKQQLEEVWEEQDHLSPESFDPKTFFKLHDLDGNGVWDADEVKALFIKELDKAYDPNAPEDDMAERYEEMERMREHVFNETDTNRDYLISYPEFLEQTRKQEFERDPGWNTIDEQPVYSQQEYMEFEHQRQMEIQRLIDQGMLPPHPDVMRNHPRMPNEVPYGVPPQQPYYPSPPVAQQNMITPEEAMRMQQQYGQQPQFAPQQHNGQPQYVPQPQYYGQPQFAQQQFVAQPQHPQFVPQAQQAVQQNFQQPAQLPQLPIQQVRQQQPTDQQPISQYQIPAQQQPSIQQQPSIQQQPSIQQQPSVQQQPPVQQVPLQSQQSQQAVSPQLPVQQQQISSAKPA, from the exons ATGGAGAGTATCTCCACATTGTTAGTCGCCGTCATTGTTGGTGTATTGCTTAATAGTATTTATTGTGCACCAGTAGATCCTAAAAAATCTACAGAAAAACCTGCTGATGCAAACGGAGTTGGCGATGCAGGAGGA GAGACTGGCTTAGAATACAACAGGTATCTTCAAGAGGTTGTACAGGTGTTGGAAAGTGATCCAGATTTTAggcaaaaactagaaaaatcTGATCCTGAGGATATTAGG ACGGGAAAAGTTGCAAAAGAATTGGAGTATGTGAATCATCATGTGAGGAACAAATTGGATGAATTAAAAAGGCAAGAAATGGAGCGATTGAGACATCTTGCTGTTCAAGAGTATGAAAGAGCAAGAGGACTTGGAATCCCTCATGATGGAAGACTCAAAATTCCTGGCCATATAGATCATAAAAGCCCCTCTTTTGAGACTGAAGATTTGAGGAAACTGATAGTCCAGACCTCTAAAGATTTGGAGGAAGCTgacagaaagagaaaggaagaatTTAAAGAATATGAGATGCAGAAAGAATTTGAGCATCAGaacaaaatgaagaatttggatgaagagaaaaggaaagcagaagaaaaagcaTGGGAAGAGGCTCAGGCAAAGCATAAGCAACATCCTAAA ATGCATCATCCAGGAAGCAAACAACAATTAGAAGAAGTTTGGGAAGAGCAAGATCATCTTTCACCTGAAAGTTTTGATCCGAAAACATTCTTCAAGTTGCACG ATTTGGATGGAAATGGTGTTTGGGATGCTGACGAAGTCAAAGCTCTCTTTATCAAGGAGTTAGACAAGGCATATGATCCGAATGCTCCTGAAGATGACATGGCTGAACGCTACGAGGAGATGGAACGGATGCGCGAGCATGTATTCAATGAAACGGATACAAACAGGGATTACTTGATTTC GTATCCGGAATTTTTAGAGCAAACCCGAAAACAGGAATTTGAGCGTGATCCTGGTTGGAACACTATTGATGAGCAACCCGTCTATTCTCAGCAGGAGTACATGGAGTTTGAACATCAACGCCAAATGGAAATCCAACGGTTAATTGACCAAGGAATG CTGCCTCCCCATCCCGATGTGATGCGAAATCATCCACGAATGCCCAACGAAGTGCCTTACGGCGTTCCACCTCAGCAACCTTACTATCCTTCTCCCCCTGTTGCCCAGCAAAACATG ATAACCCCAGAAGAAGCCATGAGGATGCAACAACAATACGGCCAACAGCCTCAATTTGCCCCGCAACAGCATAATGGACAGCCTCAGTATGTTCCACAGCCGCAGTATTACGGTCAACCACAGTTTGCGCAGCAACAATTTGTTGCTCAGCCGCAACATCCTCAGTTTGTTCCACAAGCTCAACAAGCAGTTCAACAGAATTTCCAACAACCAGCTCAGCTCCCACAATTACCAATTCAGCAAGTGCGCCAACAACAGCCAACTGATCAGCAACCGATTTCGCAATATCAGATTCCTGCACAGCAACAACCTTCCATCCAACAGCAACCTTCCATCCAACAGCAACCTTCCATCCAACAGCAACCTTCCGTTCAACAACAGCCTCCTGTACAGCAGGTCCCCCTCCAGTCGCAACAAAGCCAACAAGCAGTTTCACCTCAATTGCCTgttcaacagcaacaaatttcATCTGCAAAACCAGCTTGA
- the LOC130685194 gene encoding nucleobindin-2-like isoform X2, whose protein sequence is MESISTLLVAVIVGVLLNSIYCAPVDPKKSTEKPADANGVGDAGGETGLEYNRYLQEVVQVLESDPDFRQKLEKSDPEDIRTGKVAKELEYVNHHVRNKLDELKRQEMERLRHLAVQEYERARGLGIPHDGRLKIPGHIDHKSPSFETEDLRKLIVQTSKDLEEADRKRKEEFKEYEMQKEFEHQNKMKNLDEEKRKAEEKAWEEAQAKHKQHPKMHHPGSKQQLEEVWEEQDHLSPESFDPKTFFKLHDLDGNGVWDADEVKALFIKELDKAYDPNAPEDDMAERYEEMERMREHVFNETDTNRDYLISYPEFLEQTRKQEFERDPGWNTIDEQPVYSQQEYMEFEHQRQMEIQRLIDQGMITPEEAMRMQQQYGQQPQFAPQQHNGQPQYVPQPQYYGQPQFAQQQFVAQPQHPQFVPQAQQAVQQNFQQPAQLPQLPIQQVRQQQPTDQQPISQYQIPAQQQPSIQQQPSIQQQPSIQQQPSVQQQPPVQQVPLQSQQSQQAVSPQLPVQQQQISSAKPA, encoded by the exons ATGGAGAGTATCTCCACATTGTTAGTCGCCGTCATTGTTGGTGTATTGCTTAATAGTATTTATTGTGCACCAGTAGATCCTAAAAAATCTACAGAAAAACCTGCTGATGCAAACGGAGTTGGCGATGCAGGAGGA GAGACTGGCTTAGAATACAACAGGTATCTTCAAGAGGTTGTACAGGTGTTGGAAAGTGATCCAGATTTTAggcaaaaactagaaaaatcTGATCCTGAGGATATTAGG ACGGGAAAAGTTGCAAAAGAATTGGAGTATGTGAATCATCATGTGAGGAACAAATTGGATGAATTAAAAAGGCAAGAAATGGAGCGATTGAGACATCTTGCTGTTCAAGAGTATGAAAGAGCAAGAGGACTTGGAATCCCTCATGATGGAAGACTCAAAATTCCTGGCCATATAGATCATAAAAGCCCCTCTTTTGAGACTGAAGATTTGAGGAAACTGATAGTCCAGACCTCTAAAGATTTGGAGGAAGCTgacagaaagagaaaggaagaatTTAAAGAATATGAGATGCAGAAAGAATTTGAGCATCAGaacaaaatgaagaatttggatgaagagaaaaggaaagcagaagaaaaagcaTGGGAAGAGGCTCAGGCAAAGCATAAGCAACATCCTAAA ATGCATCATCCAGGAAGCAAACAACAATTAGAAGAAGTTTGGGAAGAGCAAGATCATCTTTCACCTGAAAGTTTTGATCCGAAAACATTCTTCAAGTTGCACG ATTTGGATGGAAATGGTGTTTGGGATGCTGACGAAGTCAAAGCTCTCTTTATCAAGGAGTTAGACAAGGCATATGATCCGAATGCTCCTGAAGATGACATGGCTGAACGCTACGAGGAGATGGAACGGATGCGCGAGCATGTATTCAATGAAACGGATACAAACAGGGATTACTTGATTTC GTATCCGGAATTTTTAGAGCAAACCCGAAAACAGGAATTTGAGCGTGATCCTGGTTGGAACACTATTGATGAGCAACCCGTCTATTCTCAGCAGGAGTACATGGAGTTTGAACATCAACGCCAAATGGAAATCCAACGGTTAATTGACCAAGGAATG ATAACCCCAGAAGAAGCCATGAGGATGCAACAACAATACGGCCAACAGCCTCAATTTGCCCCGCAACAGCATAATGGACAGCCTCAGTATGTTCCACAGCCGCAGTATTACGGTCAACCACAGTTTGCGCAGCAACAATTTGTTGCTCAGCCGCAACATCCTCAGTTTGTTCCACAAGCTCAACAAGCAGTTCAACAGAATTTCCAACAACCAGCTCAGCTCCCACAATTACCAATTCAGCAAGTGCGCCAACAACAGCCAACTGATCAGCAACCGATTTCGCAATATCAGATTCCTGCACAGCAACAACCTTCCATCCAACAGCAACCTTCCATCCAACAGCAACCTTCCATCCAACAGCAACCTTCCGTTCAACAACAGCCTCCTGTACAGCAGGTCCCCCTCCAGTCGCAACAAAGCCAACAAGCAGTTTCACCTCAATTGCCTgttcaacagcaacaaatttcATCTGCAAAACCAGCTTGA
- the LOC130685470 gene encoding cAMP-regulated phosphoprotein 19-A-like codes for MASEESSTIPKDNQVTPSNEEPETMTSQRDIEKMEEEKLKARYNNARPVTGHSAFLQKRLAKGQKYFDSGDYQMAKQKGPAKIPNAAAPAAAAVVPPANLGHPTGDAIPTPESVPTRKTSIIQSKLASPAT; via the exons ATGGCCAGCGAAGAAAGTTCGACCATTCCGAAGGACAACCAAGTTACTCCGTCCAACGAAGAACCCGAAACAATG ACTTCTCAAAGggatattgaaaaaatggaagaggaGAAACTGAAAGCCCGTTACAACAATGCCCGACCTGTTACTGGACACTCAGCATTCTTGCAAAAAAGGCTTGCCAAAGGC cAAAAGTACTTTGACTCTGGAGACTATCAAATGGCTAAACAGAAAGGACCAGCTAAGATACCAAATGCTGCAGCACCAGCAGCTGCAGCAGTAGTTCCACCTGCCAATCTTGGACATCCTACCGGTGATGCCATTCCAACTCCGGAATCTGTCCCCACCAGGAAAACATCAATCATTCAAAGCAAACTGGCAAGTCCTGCCacgtaa
- the LOC130685204 gene encoding LOW QUALITY PROTEIN: DET1 homolog (The sequence of the model RefSeq protein was modified relative to this genomic sequence to represent the inferred CDS: substituted 1 base at 1 genomic stop codon), which translates to MLALRGTLNASLVKALGINNNAPVLSNVLSTSSIVLKRNQTTVPQTGAEQNVALDKKKKYSPFQNTNNMAEYAVARLDDLLNWGRKGSLWPLTFGLACCAVEMMHIAAPRYDMDRYGVVFRASPRQADVIIVAGTLTNKMAPALRKVYDQMPEPRWVISMGSCANGGGYYHYSYSVVRGCDRIIPVDIYVPGCPPTAEALMYGILQLQKKVKRMKTIQMCNTDNQKTKRFANEPPSPLSVTLRFVPLLSMAAXLRDAADGEFVLTPRKIPPQNVVIRLIKRETNVKPGNYNVCRSFYQTVVPNFTIVNVEKPPCYLRKFTPNGKYFIAFSSDQTSVEVYKYLGPSAAEALLVEVPGTREFIGNDANEAVNLRSKVFSKFFQLKYTIPVTPVGEQLNRECSLFVGDGRFVIVGSASYVPEEPQPNFFEIFRNNESVSPHPRSPLEDCSLHIVDIVNGKLCDTRTLKTDKIFLSHNQGLYLYEDTLAVLSVQHQTIHIFRITSEGYFADVKTIGRFCFDDDEWLINQVRGLWPSGQLVRPFREATVNALKHRLLVFLYRRAIKMSQAEGNLFHVRKFYQNFDHIRALRLWKMQLLDESHLLLKYASEDVVTLRAPDPNTQPAFFVVYNMESAQVINVYENTSEELLDLFENFCDLLRNATQGSPSSNVFANVIHQRFKQTIVSARFGGQTEATKRLLSQLPISAQSYSSSPYLDLQLFSYDDKWVSLMERPKTSGEHPIRFYVRESGLLRFRIYAGILGRPAPPSSARRLVAFTFHPTDPFAISVQRTNSEYVVNFHVRHI; encoded by the exons ATGCTTGCTCTACGGGGAACTCTGAATGCTAGCCTGGTTAAGGCCTTAGGAATAAACAACAATGCCCCAGTACTTTCAAATGTGTTGTCGACCTCTTCTATCGTACTGAAACGGAACCAGACTACTGTTCCTCAGACCGGAGCTGAACAAAATG TAGCTCTggataagaagaaaaaatattctccCTTTCAAAACACCAACAACATGGCAGAGTATGCAGTTGCTCGTCTTGATGACCTCTTGAACTGGGGAAGAAAG GGATCTTTATGGCCTCTCACCTTTGGTCTAGCCTGCTGTGCTGTTGAAATGATGCACATTGCAGCCCCTCGCTATGACATGGATCGTTATGGTGTGGTATTTCGCGCATCTCCGCGTCAGGCTGATGTAATCATCGTAGCTGGAACACTTACAAACAAAATGGCTCCGGCTTTGCGCAAAGTTTATGATCAGATGCCCGAACCTCGATGG gtaatttCTATGGGAAGTTGCGCCAACGGAGGTGGCTACTACCATTATTCATATTCGGTGGTGCGTGGTTGCGACAGGATAATTCCAGTTGATATCTATGTTCCTGGTTGTCCTCCTACAGCCGAAGCGCTGATGTACGGTATACTTCAGCTACAAAAGAAGGTGAAACGAATGAAGACTATTCAGATGTG CAACACTGACAATCAGAAAACCAAACGTTTCGCCAATGAACCTCCTTCTCCATTATCCGTCACTTTACGCTTCGTGCCGCTCTTATCAATGGCTGCTTGACTCAGAGATGCAG CCGATGGTGAGTTTGTTTTAACCCCTAGAAAAATTCCTCCACAAAACGTTGTAATTAGACTGATAAAACGAGAAACCAATGTGAAACCTGGAAATTACAACGTATGTCGCTCCTTTTATCAGACTGTTGTTCCAAACTTCACGATTGTCAATGTAGAAAAACCACCATGCTATTTGAGAAAATTTACCCCTAATGGCAAGTACTTCATTGCCTTCTCATCAGACCAAACTTCTGTGGAGGTTTACAAATATCTTGGGCCAAGTGCTGCAGAAGCTTTACTGGTAGAAGTGCCAGGAACAAGAGAATTCATTGGCAATGATGCCAATGAAGCTGTAAATTTAAGAAGTAAagtgttttcaaaatttttccaattaaagtatactattcctgTGACTCCTGTTGGGGAGCAACTAAATCGCGAATGCAGTCTTTTTGTTGGTGATGGAAGATTTGTTATTGTCGGTTCAGCTTCGTATGTTCCCGAGGAACCTCAACCCAACTTCTTCGAAATTTTTCGCAATAATGAATCCGTCTCGCCTCATCCTCGTTCTCCATTGGAAGATTGCTCGCTCCATATTGTAGACATCGTCAATGGAAAACTCTGTGATACTAGAACTTTGAAAACCgacaaaatttttctttcacataATCAAGGCCTGTATCTTTATGAAGATACTCTGGCAGTGCTCTCCGTCCAGCATCAAACGATACATATTTTTCGAATCACGAGTGAAGGCTACTTTGCCGATGTGAAAACTATCGGACGCTTCTGTTTCGATGATGACGAATGGTTGATCAATCAGGTGCGCGGCTTGTGGCCATCGGGCCAATTAGTTCGTCCCTTTCGAGAAGCCACAGTCAACGCTCTCAAACATCGATTGTTAGTATTTCTCTATCGAAGGGCAATCAAGATGTCTCAGGCAGAAGGAAACCTCTTTCATGTTCGAAAATTCTACCAGAATTTCGACCACATTCGGGCACTCCGTCTCTGGAAAATGCAGTTATTGGATGAATCACACCTGCTTCTGAAGTACGCCAGTGAAGATGTGGTTACTCTTAGAGCTCCTGATCCCAATACACAGCCAGCCTTCTTTGTTGTATACAACATGGAAAGCGCGCAG GTTATTAATGTCTATGAGAATACAAGTGAGGAGCTGCTAGACTTATTCGAAAACTTTTGCGATCTCCTTCGGAATGCCACTCAAGGATCACCGTCCAGCAATGTTTTCGCCAACGTGATTCACCAACGCTTCAAGCAGACCATTGTGAGCGCCCGCTTTGGCGGTCAAACTGAAGCTACTAAGCGGCTTCTTTCCCAGCTTCCTATTTCTGCCCAATCGTATTCTTCTTCGCCTTATCTCGACCTGCAGCTTTTTTCTTATGATGACAAGTGGGTCAGTCTTATGGAACGTCCAAAAACTAGTGGGGAGCACCCCATACGATTTTACGTTCGAGAATCGGGACTGTTGCGCTTCCGCATTTATGCTGGCATTCTTGGTCGGCCCGCCCCACCTTCTTCAGCTCGTCGTCTTGTTGCCTTCACTTTCCATCCAACTGACCCATTTGCCATAAGTGTTCAACGAACTAATTCCGAATATGTAGTCAATTTTCACGTTCGCCACATCTAA
- the LOC130685200 gene encoding glycosylated lysosomal membrane protein-like has protein sequence MANASLIFFVFYLVPLVLPVLSSDVDPLLDVEQNYDRNITTTINPKCPQNECVNFTLVHVQQQGRTDVLHHLWTMENIPTFFYARTEINTELIIDWRKMLSGNNSQAISFSKEPQYFAAILILKFFMYDDLNDTGIIPKMNSYDTVSFSTNKMFWELKSSNYSGSQSASVAFRLANYDGVDLDLSSNIEITLTAYGTRGRSPILPHLAFTENSTQIDFIFDRVETKESFTNARLAIELGTVVSEPNSRFTLNVSQSLDDEYTPGVFKLMEVHSALNQHWIQWRPVCYTSTKRDIGDSTGVYQTGIRNVTDDGVFDNSLLQWLSLDIDMTSISMNGFNVSFGVEGDGFYKASNYTAWTIVTGHGNPIGDQFSVMVILVMAIGLGLPAIVLILGGVAIALRNHRDSKDDLLLSD, from the exons ATGGCTAATGCATCACtgattttcttcgttttctatCTCGTACCTCTTGTTCTACCAGTTTTGTCTTCAGACGTTGATCCATTATTGGATGTTGAACAAAATTACGACCGAAAT ATCACTACTACAATAAATCCAAAGTGCCCTCAAAATGAGTGTGTTAATTTCACTTTAGTTCATGTCCAACAACAAGGAAGAACTGATGTCCTCCATCATTTGTGGACAATGGAAAATAttcccacatttttttatgCAAGAACAGAAATTAACACTGAATTGATAATTGATTGGCGCAAGATGTTGTCCGGGAATAATAGTCAAGCCATAAGCTTTAGTAAGGAGCCACAGTATTTTGCAGCCATTCTTATTTTGAAG ttTTTTATGTATGATGATCTCAATGACACAGGAATTATTCCAAAAATGAACAGTTATGATACTGTTTCATTTAgtacaaacaaaatgttttgggAACTCAAGTCATCAAATTACTCAGGGAGTCAATCCGCTTCTGTAGCGTTCCGTTTAGCTAACTATGACGGAGTGGACCTAGATTTGTCATCTAACATTGAAATAACT TTGACAGCATACGGAACCCGAGGTCGAAGCCCCATTTTACCTCACTTAGCCTTCACAGAGAATTCAACTCAAATTGATTTCATCTTTGATCGTGTAGAAACTAAAGAATCTTTCACTAACGCACGGTTAGCCATAGAATTAGGCACGGTTGTTTCTGAACCTAATAGCCGGTTTACTCTCAACGTGTCTCAAAGTTTGGACGATGAGTACACACCCGGCGTATTCAAG TTAATGGAAGTACATTCAGCTTTGAATCAACACTGGATTCAATGGCGGCCAGTATGTTATACCTCAACCAAACGTGATATTGGAGACTCAACTGGTGTCTATCAGACTGGGATAAGAAATGTAACCGACGATGGTGTTTTTGACAACTCACTTTTGCAATGGTTGTCGTTAGACATCGACATGACCTCTATATCAATGAATGGCTTCAATGTCTCATTTGGCGTTGAGGGTGATGGTTTTTATAAAGCTTCAAACTACACAGCTTGGACTATAGTTACTGGCCATGGAAACCCGATTGGTGATCAGTTTTCAGTAATGGTGATATTAGTAATGGCCATTGGTTTGGGTCTTCCAGCAATCGTTCTTATTCTTGGTGGTGTAGCAATAGCACTGCGAAACCATCGGGATAGTAAAGATGATCTATTGCTGAGCGATTGA
- the LOC130685195 gene encoding ankyrin repeat and LEM domain-containing protein 1-like: MNQNRVRFNIDLPIEEKICRAIEKCDLGVVRRLLKFGADINAQTGNGITPMHWACGLGDEAVHREIVQLLLSSNGNPNVKSVEGITPVHIAASWGFIGVLKILIANGGDPWFEDPEGCNAWDLALQKNQWSILKYLASYMEEDNGEPLEDSVQCVFLKLREVELGSSLSSSSLSYNNLGFLGSESLTSTTALEGLDSITDSTSNNTLNIAVCDSIDVTNTSANSAIVVEEHIYSDTEKGVELVEWHYPPIVNQNSVTDATLNEALCTSSDDKNSVNWIGDSIDSQLLFDQLKSLGSCPGPITPTTKQVYLRQFFRLRREKAEHVPSPKRLGVSKELQTMLLQYPGLDSDTKIATHLDRLLVTHFTCPDPLKPWREGLAKKSFNYLLLDPRVTDNLPLNESQNQQKLFKRFVTSIFYIGKGKQTRPHEHLYEAIKLRSRPQSFLKVSKKVKRILDIWNDGYGVISIHVFQNSLPVEAFCREAAMIEAIGLSTITNVKRGDYYGICTSWSNSDKRRWGCLLLYKAFHILLHEGERQIRPIDL; this comes from the exons atgaatcaGAATCGTGTTAGATTTAATATAGACTTAccgatagaagaaaaaatttgccGAGCGATTGAAAAATGTGATTTGGG AGTTGTGCGAAGACTTTTAAAGTTTGGTGCGGACATAAACGCTCAGACTGGTAATGGGATTACACCTATGCACTGGGCTTGTGGGCTTGGTGATGAAGCAGTTCACCGAGAGATTGTCCAGCTTTTGTTGTCCAGCAATGGGAATCCTAATGTGAAATCTGTGGAAGGAATCACACCAGTTCATATTGCTGCCAGTTGGGGATTCATAGGAGTCTTAAAAATTCTTATAGCAAATGGAGGTGACCCGTGGTTTGAAGACCCAGAAGGTTGCAATGCTTGGGATTTGGCTCTTCAAAAAAATCAATGGAGTATTCTGAAATACCTTGCATCATACATGGAAGAAGATAATGGTGAACCTTTGGAAGATTCTGTTCAATGTGTATTTTTAAAGCTGAGAGAAGTAGAACTTGGATCTTCACTTTCCAGCAGTAGTCTTAGCTACAATAACCTTGGGTTCCTAGGATCAGAATCACTCACAAGTACTACTGCTCTTGAGGGTCTTGATTCAATTACAGACAGTACATCAAACAACACTCTTAATATAGCAGTGTGTGATTCAATCGATGTAACCAACACATCAGCAAATTCCGCCATAGTAGTTGAAGAACATATATATTCTGATACTGAGAAAGGAGTAGAATTGGTCGAGTGGCACTATCCTCCAATTGTGAATCAAAATTCAGTTACGGATGCTACCCTAAATGAAGCTTTATGTACATCGTCTGATGATAAAAACTCAGTGAACTGGATTGGCGATTCGATCGATTCACAGCTTTTATTTGACCAATTGAAATCACTTGGCAGTTGCCCTGGCCCTATAACGCCAACGACTAAGCAAGTCTACCTGAGGCAATTCTTTCGGCTGCGTCGTGAGAAGGCTGAGCATGTCCCATCACCAAAAAGGCTGGGGGTGTCTAAAGAACTTCAGACCATGTTGCTTCAGTACCCAGGATTGGATAGCGATACAAAGATAGCCACACATCTTGATCGATTACTTGTAACGCATTTTACCTGTCCTGACCCGCTTAAGCCGTGGAGAGAGG GTTTGGCAAAGAAATCTTTTAACTATCTGCTGTTGGATCCGCGAGTTACGGACAACCTACCCCTCAATGAATCccaaaaccaacaaaaattgtttaaacgCTTTGTAACCAGTATATTTTACATCGGAAAGGGGAAACAAACAAGGCCCCACGAACATCTATACGAAGCAATTAAACTGCGTTCACGACCGCAATCATTTCTTAAA GTTAGTAAGAAGGTAAAGCGAATATTAGATATCTGGAACGATGGCTATGGTGTAATTTCAATTCACGTCTTCCAAAATTCGTTACCAGTCGAAGCGTTTTGTCGCGAAGCAGCGATGATAGAAGCGATAG gtcttAGTACCATCACAAATGTTAAGCGTGGCGACTACTATGGCATCTGTACGTCATGGTCAAATTCGGACAAGCGACGCTGGGGATGTCTTTTACTTTACAAAGCATTCCACATTTTGCTCCATGAGGGAGAGAGACAAATCCGTCCCATTGATTTATAG